The following proteins are encoded in a genomic region of Anomaloglossus baeobatrachus isolate aAnoBae1 chromosome 6, aAnoBae1.hap1, whole genome shotgun sequence:
- the LOC142244657 gene encoding zinc finger protein 777-like produces MAVTSRRGWTASVQHQARLLWETFPEPGETAMISVRFDDVAVFFTEDEWRSLEEWQKELYKDVMKENYQTLVFVDQPEIMSRLERGEDPCIRAQEHCTESPALTERSDRAEEELDMELQIDCPGELLEDVEEQPQWDMLDILIFLDELFDL; encoded by the exons ATGGCGGTGACGTCACGCCGCGGCTGGACCGCTTCAGTGCAGCATCAGGCGAGGTTATTATGGGAGACGTTCCCGGAGCCCGGAGAGACAGCGATG ATCTCGGTCCGGTTTGATGACGTGGCTGTGTTCTTCACGGAGGACGAGTGGCGCAGTCTGGAGGAATGGCAGAAGGAGCTGTACAAGGACGTAATGAAGGAGAATTACCAGACCCTGGTGTTCGTGG ATCAGCCAGAGATCATGTCCAGGCTTGAGAGGGGAGAAGACCCCTGTATCAGGGCACAGGAGCACTGCACAGAAAGCCCCGCCCTCACAG AGAGAAGTGACCGAGCAGAGGAGGAGCTGGACATGGAGCTGCAGATCGACTGCCCAG GGGAGCTGCTAGAGGACGTGGAGGAGCAGCCACAGTGGGACATGCTGGACATTCTGATATTTCTGGATGAGCTCTTTGACCTGTAG
- the LOC142243725 gene encoding uncharacterized protein LOC142243725, producing the protein MEQVPVTFEDVAIYFTRREWESLNEEQKTLYKEVMNDNYQMILSLNRPDIILNIELGFEPYIQSDRDRAGSWLEENLKVGSCFPEDCDDHSSRKCEVKRQRRYPRVNPIRWIKKDKKKKRRLSRHTSRRSEDKMESGEYEVKSSPDKRTYGLSTCSSLDSAEDPPDEPAVNVPGGKDPSSDDRTVSQSSHPTEKAVDARFMVNTKQCEAATEGSPQPPTMDCSHREDHINPSLSSDAADNKDFTISEASDIPWKANSKSPSKRATTKHEPVKKERRSSTTKKKESNHKKDRHVKFNEVVTMILIDHNHEVSAESLGGEVMLRSTNIPICYSMSEKDEKKCSSGDDVDDKACDRALLNTVAGTTQERKRTTISCPVKEVERSRPDTTKRGRKRIVEGSGTSQRAPELKALSPSIKQKHELLSVEIHEVVNICHLNAKIKDINVDTCSTSTQPKSPSGHEPRFIKSYSCSRCGKITHWSKLSVHQKENIERSMAHMCRKCGRHTTAPAQTTCPLSLTAASAQTTRPLSLTTAPAQTTRPLSLTSARAKTIRPLSLTSAAAQTIRPLSLTTAHCSDETTSPQKIPVCSYTQPNTEISPSEKERHKVETQKKTTGGPGSLFTASDHGKTPPHTAQHHLNVCSKCTRPTQAPKLKAFTGSSAKSTSTADPSALDHIWSRMGAKDKKLVSKSPPQQPGKNVDSKEHKVCRKCGEWFLPQQKNHSSSSKHQKKPAKSIPSVLQKTQGQPESAPIIHSSYVNLSHPKPSASAENPTSEKDCSKCGKRLALHVTPIPEDPAEGGEKKCVLRLRKKRKRSVKGMEPFRCKVCGKIFTRHFSMLQHKTVHTGERPYTCKECGKSFRDGGYLKIHMRQHTKERPYPCLECGKCFGQSSALVRHQRIHTDERPFQCGQCGKRFSDLSTFRHHELIHTGEKPFTCSFCGKKFTQQAHVKRHEKMHTGERPFGCSVCEKRFIDRTKLKKHELIHTRRKD; encoded by the exons GTTCCGGTGACATTTGAGGACGTCGCCATTTATTTCACAAGAAGAGAATGGGAGTCGCTGAACGAGGAGCAGAAAACGCTCTACAAGGAGGTGATGAACGACAACTACCAGATGATCCTGTCCCTGA ATCGGCCTGACATCATCCTGAACATTGAACTAGGATTTGAGCCGTACATCCAGAGTGACCGCGACCGCGCAG GTTCCTGGCTGGAGGAGAATCTGAAAGTGGGATCTTGTTTTCCGGAGGACTGCGATGACCACTCGAGCAGAAAGTGTGAAGTGAAGAGGCAGAGGCGTTATCCCCGAGTGAACCCCATCAGATGGATCAAGAAAGACAAGAAAAAGAAAAGGCGTCTTAGTCGCCACACATCTCGGAGATCTGAGGACAAGATGGAAAGTGGAGAATATGAAGTCAAGTCCTCTCCAGATAAAAGAACCTATGGCCTCTCCACCTGCTCCTCACTGGACTCTGCAGAAGACCCCCCAGATGAGCCTGCTGTGAACGTGCCCGGTGGCAAAGACCCCAGTTCTGATGATAGGACAGTGTCACAATCTTCTCATCCTACAGAGAAAGCTGTGGATGCGAGGTTCATGGTAAACACAAAACAATGTGAAGCAGCTACAGAAGGTTCTCCTCAACCACCCACCATGGATTGCTCCCACAGAGAAGACCACATAAACCCGTCGCTCAGTAGTGATGCTGCCGATAACAAAGACTTTACTATATCTGAGGCCTCGGATATTCCATGGAAAGCCAACAGCAAGAGCCCCAGCAAGAGAGCAACCACAAAACACGAACCTGTCAAGAAAGAAAGAAGGTCTTCCACAACAAAGAAGAAAGAGTCCAACCATAAGAAGGACAGACACGTGAAGTTCAATGAGGTGGTCACCATGATTCTCATTGACCATAATCACGAGGTCTCTGCAGAAAGTTTGGGAGGTGAAGTAATGCTCCGGAGCACAAATATTCCCATATGCTATAGCATGAGTGAGAAAGACGAGAAGaaatgcagctctggagatgatGTAGATGACAAAGCATGTGACCGTGCCCTCCTCAATACTGTGGCTGGTActacgcaagaaagaaagagaaccaCTATTAGTTGTCCGGTTAAAGAGGTGGAGCGCTCCAGGCCAGACACGACAAAACGCGGAAGGAAGAGGATTGTGGAAGGTTCAGGAACATCCCAGCGAGctccagagctgaaagcgttgtcccCATCCATAAAGCAAAAACATGAGCTGCTAAGTGTAGAGATACATGAGGTTGTGAACATATGCCATCTCAACGCAAAGATCAAAGACATCAACGTGGACACATGCTCAACTTCAACACAACCAAAATCTCCAAGCGGTCATGAGCCGAGGTTCATTAAATCTTACTCCTGTTCCAGGTGTGGTAAAATCACGCACTGGTCAAAGCTCAGCGTCCACCAGAAGGAGAACATAGAGAGGTCTATGGCGCATATGTGCAGAAAGTGTGGCCGTCACACAACCGCTCCTGCCCAGACCACCTGTCCACTGTCACTCACAGCTGCTTCTGCCCAGACCACCCGTCCGCTGTCCCTTACAACTGCTCCTGCCCAGACCACCCGTCCGCTGTCCCTCACAAGTGCCCGAGCCAAGACCATACGTCCCTTGTCCCTGACAAGCGCTGCTGCGCAGACCATCCGTCCTCTGTCCCTCACAACCGCTCATTGCTCTGATGAGACCACTTCACCACAGAAGATTCCGGTGTGTTCCTACACTCAACCAAATACGGAAATTTCACCATCTGAGAAAGAAAGACACAAAGTTGAGACACAGAAGAAGACTACAGGGGGTCCAGGAAGTCTCTTCACTGCTAGTGATCACGGCAAGACTCCTCCACACACAGCTCAACACCACCTGAACGTATGCAGCAAATGCACCAGACCCACGCAGGCTCCTAAACTAAAGGCTTTTACTGGCTCCTCAGCCAAAAGTACATCCACTGCTGATCCTTCAGCTCTGGATCACATCTGGAGTAGAATGGGCGCAAAGGATAAAAAACTGGTGTCCAAATCTCCACCTCAGCAGCCAGGAAAGAATGTGGACAGCAAGGAGCACAAGGTCTGCAGAAAGTGTGGTGAATGGTTTTTACCACAGCAAAAGAACCATTCATCAAGCTCCAAACACCAAAAGAAGCCAGCTAAAAGCATCCCCAGCGTGCTCCAGAAGACACAGGGCCAACCTGAGTCTGCTCCCATCATACATTCCAGCTATGTGAACCTCAGTCACCCCAAACCTAGCGCAAGCGCTGAGAATCCCACATCAGAAAAAGACTGCTCTAAATGCGGCAAGCGTCTGGCGCTGCATGTGACGCCGATTCCCGAGGATCCTGCAGAGGGCGGTGAGAAGAAATGTGTTTTACGTTTGAGGAAGAAGCGAAAGCGATCGGTGAAAGGGATGGAGCCATTCAGGTGTAAGGTGTGCGGGAAAATCTTCACCCGTCACTTCAGCATGCTCCAGCACAAGACCGTACACACCGGAGAGCGCCCCTacacctgcaaagaatgtggcaaaTCCTTCCGAGATGGTGGATACCTCAAGATTCACATGAGGCAGCATACTAAGGAGAGACCATACCCTTGCTTAGAGTGTGGTAAATGTTTTGGGCAGAGCTCGGCGCTGGTCAGACACCAGAGGATACACACAGATGAAAGGCCGTTTCAGTGTGGCCAGTGCGGGAAAAGGTTCAGTGATCTCTCCACCTTCCGTCACCACGAGCTGATTCACACTGGGGAAAAGCCCTTCACGTGTTCATTTTGTGGAAAGAAGTTCACCCAGCAGGCTCACGTCAAGCGCCATGAGAAGATGCATACAGGGGAGCGGCCCTTTGGGTGCAGCGTGTGTGAGAAGAGGTTTATCGACCGCACAAAGCTAAAGAAACATGAGCTTATTCACACCCGAAGGAAAGACTGA